GCCGGCGCGGGGCCGCGCGGGGCCGGCGACGATGGTCGCCGCGTCCCCCGGCGGCAGCTCGTCCTCCGGGAGCGTCCGCTCGGGGCCGGTGCCTCCGAAGCCCGTCCAGCACACGATCAGCGGGAAGCGCGTGCCGAGGGTGAACTCGTCGCCGGTGTGCAGCAGCGTCCGGCCGGCGAGGCGCGCGTGGTGGATCCAGGTGCCGTTGGTGCTGCCGAGGTCCTCGAGCATCCAGCGGTCGGGGCCGTCGCGGTAGATGGCGCAATGGCGGTTGCTGACGACCTTGCTGAGCAGGCAGGGGATCATCGGCGCGAGATGGCAGTCGCGGCCCAGGTAGAGCGCCTCGCCGTCCAGCTCGACGTGGGTGCCCGGCGGGAAGATCCTGATGACCGGGTTGTCGCTCATCGGCGGACTGGAAGGCGCGGCGGCGGCTTCAGGAGCCGGCTACGGCGCCGTCGGCACGGGGAACCGCACCAGCTCGTCGGGGAACTTGTAGTGGTCGCTGTAGCCACAGTGCTTGCCCGGACAAACGAGGCGACGGAGGGCCGGGTGAGTGTACCGCTCCGCCTTCTCGCCCCCCTCGGCAAGCGGGATCTCGGAACCGCACTTGTGACAGTGCACGCCGTACCACACCCC
This is a stretch of genomic DNA from Gemmatimonadales bacterium. It encodes these proteins:
- a CDS encoding FHA domain-containing protein, translated to MSDNPVIRIFPPGTHVELDGEALYLGRDCHLAPMIPCLLSKVVSNRHCAIYRDGPDRWMLEDLGSTNGTWIHHARLAGRTLLHTGDEFTLGTRFPLIVCWTGFGGTGPERTLPEDELPPGDAATIVAGPARPRAGPRNGPAGGRRDERDGSADRPLRAGRTPSVRLVHQRTGEELRATGYTIVIGRDPAAAQIVIRADDEKHVSGRHAEIQFHSDGSVVVRDLGSKNGTWLNDHALQGEAPLKVGDRLLLGNAPTVLAVLSLEH